From Streptomyces griseorubiginosus, one genomic window encodes:
- a CDS encoding DUF2071 domain-containing protein, which produces MVAYGAEQRVRVPALRARWLRQAFVHWPFRPEAVQALLPRELVVDEYDGMAWVGLTPFVMADVRAPGVPAAVPGLPTFAETNLRTYVRREDGRDGIWFLSILVACRVMLAARAVGAPYTLGHLRVTTDGDTVSYVGSRAAGRVSYRLDVRPGDPLRPTERDVWLTSRWRAYTRRLGRVWETPVEHEPWPLAGAAVDVLEETLTGAAGLPAPLDEPVVHYSPGVGHVRLGASRPSSA; this is translated from the coding sequence GTGGTGGCCTACGGAGCGGAGCAGCGGGTGCGGGTGCCGGCTCTGCGGGCCCGCTGGCTCCGGCAGGCGTTCGTCCACTGGCCGTTCCGGCCGGAGGCGGTGCAGGCGCTACTGCCCCGGGAACTGGTCGTCGACGAGTACGACGGGATGGCGTGGGTGGGTCTCACGCCGTTCGTGATGGCGGACGTGCGCGCCCCGGGCGTTCCCGCCGCGGTACCGGGGCTCCCGACGTTCGCGGAGACCAACCTGCGGACCTACGTGCGGCGCGAGGACGGCCGGGACGGGATCTGGTTCCTGTCCATCCTGGTGGCCTGCCGGGTGATGCTTGCGGCTCGTGCCGTCGGGGCGCCGTACACGCTGGGGCATCTGCGGGTGACCACCGACGGTGACACCGTGTCGTACGTGGGGTCTCGAGCGGCGGGCCGCGTCTCGTACCGCCTGGATGTCCGTCCCGGCGACCCGCTGCGGCCGACGGAGCGGGACGTGTGGCTGACCTCGCGCTGGCGGGCGTACACCCGTCGGCTGGGCCGTGTCTGGGAGACACCGGTGGAACACGAGCCCTGGCCGCTGGCGGGCGCGGCCGTCGACGTGCTGGAGGAGACGCTGACCGGAGCGGCCGGACTGCCCGCCCCGCTCGACGAGCCCGTCGTGCACTACTCCCCGGGGGTCGGTCACGTCCGGCTGGGGGCCTCCCGCCCCTCCTCCGCGTGA
- a CDS encoding cysteine dioxygenase: MRNRLPFPPPGRVLDAGELRKVARAVAEDESLWSDLLQHSTDDRGYAEIFLDEHLGVWVLEWLADDHDTGYHDHDHSGGAVHVAHGAIRHEHLRLGHRPVGDRVPAGEGFCFDQTFIHRMRREPGGGRTVTIHAYSPPLVRTGQYGEQDDQLLHRVPTSSQEHLSPKGRQGTPSTAHPPRTADIPQEDRR; the protein is encoded by the coding sequence ATGAGGAACCGACTGCCCTTCCCGCCGCCGGGCCGTGTGCTCGACGCCGGGGAACTCCGGAAAGTCGCCAGAGCCGTCGCCGAGGACGAGTCCCTGTGGTCCGACCTGCTCCAGCACTCCACCGACGACCGGGGCTATGCGGAGATCTTTCTCGACGAGCACCTCGGCGTCTGGGTCCTGGAGTGGCTGGCGGACGACCACGACACGGGCTACCACGACCACGACCACTCCGGCGGCGCCGTGCACGTGGCCCACGGCGCGATCCGGCACGAGCATCTACGCCTCGGGCACCGGCCGGTGGGCGACCGGGTGCCGGCCGGCGAGGGCTTCTGCTTCGACCAGACCTTCATCCACCGCATGCGCCGCGAACCGGGTGGCGGCCGGACCGTCACCATCCACGCCTACTCGCCCCCGCTGGTACGTACCGGCCAGTACGGCGAGCAGGACGATCAGCTGCTGCACCGCGTGCCCACGAGCTCCCAGGAGCACCTCTCCCCCAAGGGCCGGCAGGGCACCCCCAGCACGGCACACCCACCCCGGACAGCGGACATCCCGCAGGAGGACCGACGATGA
- a CDS encoding cytochrome c oxidase assembly protein: MTPGHVHPGPAVGPGPAELVLAGAALLVTVVYLAAAGRLRRRGDAWSPGRDASFAAGGAVTAWAALGEVWGGPFTQHVVRHLVVAMAAPLLLVAARPLTLALRSLGPGRARRSLVALAHSAPVGLLLFPPLAALLDVGGLWLLYRTDLFAATAHRPLLHGLVQAHMVAAGVLFTFAVCGLDPVRRRWGLAVRGTTLLAAGAAHGALARTLYVGPPPGAGFAPEDLRQGAQWMYYGGDLAEAGLAVLMGTAWYAAAGRARARRRRRGPAADEAVDLPCGGTRRPAQDAAAGGAP; encoded by the coding sequence GTGACGCCCGGCCATGTGCACCCGGGTCCCGCCGTGGGGCCGGGGCCGGCCGAGCTGGTCCTCGCCGGGGCAGCGCTGCTGGTCACCGTCGTCTATCTGGCGGCCGCGGGGCGTCTGCGGCGGCGCGGGGACGCCTGGTCCCCCGGACGGGACGCCTCGTTCGCCGCGGGTGGCGCGGTCACGGCCTGGGCGGCGCTGGGCGAGGTCTGGGGCGGGCCGTTCACCCAGCACGTGGTCCGGCACCTGGTCGTCGCCATGGCGGCCCCGCTGCTCCTCGTCGCGGCCCGCCCCCTCACCCTCGCCCTGCGCTCGCTCGGGCCCGGCCGGGCGCGGCGGTCCTTGGTGGCGCTCGCGCACTCCGCTCCCGTGGGGCTGCTGCTGTTCCCTCCTCTGGCTGCCCTGCTGGACGTCGGCGGGCTGTGGCTGCTGTACCGCACGGATCTGTTCGCGGCGACGGCGCACCGGCCGCTGCTGCACGGCCTGGTGCAGGCGCACATGGTGGCGGCGGGCGTGCTGTTCACCTTCGCCGTGTGCGGGCTCGATCCCGTGCGGCGCCGCTGGGGCCTCGCCGTGCGCGGTACGACCCTGCTGGCCGCGGGGGCCGCGCACGGCGCGCTGGCCCGGACCCTCTACGTCGGGCCGCCGCCCGGAGCCGGGTTCGCACCCGAGGACCTGCGGCAGGGGGCCCAGTGGATGTACTACGGCGGGGACCTCGCGGAAGCGGGACTGGCCGTGCTGATGGGCACGGCCTGGTACGCGGCCGCCGGACGGGCCCGAGCGCGGCGCCGACGCCGGGGTCCCGCGGCGGACGAGGCGGTGGACCTGCCCTGCGGGGGCACTCGGAGGCCGGCACAGGACGCGGCAGCCGGAGGGGCACCATGA
- a CDS encoding DUF2243 domain-containing protein yields MAVCALIGAAVTAAVDEIVFHQILGWHHFYDRSTTGAGLLSDGLLHTAELLGLCAGFFLYADLRRRRALSAPHAWAGLFLGMGAFQLFDGIVDHKLLHLHQIRYGVDVTPYDWAWNLAGLVLLLTGAGLAVRAARRHGEGGPPA; encoded by the coding sequence ATGGCCGTGTGCGCGCTGATCGGGGCGGCGGTGACGGCCGCGGTCGACGAGATCGTCTTCCACCAGATCCTCGGCTGGCACCACTTCTACGACCGCTCCACGACCGGCGCCGGCCTCCTCTCCGACGGCCTGCTGCACACCGCCGAACTGCTGGGCCTGTGCGCCGGTTTCTTCCTGTACGCCGATCTGCGGCGCCGTCGCGCCCTGTCGGCACCCCACGCCTGGGCGGGGCTCTTCCTCGGCATGGGCGCCTTCCAGTTGTTCGACGGCATCGTCGACCACAAGCTGCTGCACCTGCACCAGATCCGCTACGGCGTGGACGTCACCCCCTACGACTGGGCCTGGAACCTCGCCGGCCTGGTGCTGCTCCTCACCGGCGCGGGGCTCGCCGTACGGGCGGCACGGCGGCACGGTGAGGGCGGGCCGCCGGCGTGA
- a CDS encoding ABC transporter ATP-binding protein — protein METTAWTQLHSVMNAEQERRPFARATLRRIGAFARPHRTRIARFVVLGVATALLAVATPVLAGNVVDAIVSGDDEGKVVRLALLIALIAVAEAALGILARRLSASLGEGLILDLRTAVFDHVQRMPVAFFTRTRTGALVSRLNNDVIGAQRAFSNTLSGVVSNLVTLLLTLVVMLTLSWQITLLALALLPVFVIPARRMGSRMARMQREAATLNAAMGTRMTERFSAPGATLVKLFGRPEQESVEFAARARQVADIGVRTATAQSVFITALTLVSALALALVYGLGGWFALRGTLEPGAVVSLALLLTRMYAPLTVLAGARVEVMSALVSFERVFEVLDLKPLIAEKPDAREVPEGPVAVEFEDVRFGYPSADKVSLASLEEVAALDTRGGSEVLHGVSFRAEPGQTVALVGSSGAGKSTIAQLLPRLYDVDEGAVRVGGVDVRDLTAGSLRATLGMVTQDGHLFHDTVRANLLLARPEATEDDLWDALRRSRLDALVRSLPDGLDTVVGERGYRLSGGERQRMTIARLLLARQRVVILDEATAHLDNTSEAAVQEALTEALEGRTAIVIAHRLSTVRAADQILVVEDGRIVERGTHGELLALDGRYAELYRTQFASHDSEVTEADGEVTEAAAV, from the coding sequence ATGGAGACCACAGCCTGGACACAGCTGCACAGTGTCATGAACGCCGAGCAGGAGCGCCGCCCGTTCGCCCGGGCGACGCTGCGCCGCATCGGCGCGTTCGCCCGACCGCACCGTACCCGAATCGCCCGTTTCGTCGTGCTCGGGGTGGCGACCGCGCTGCTCGCCGTCGCCACGCCCGTGCTCGCCGGGAACGTCGTGGACGCGATCGTGTCGGGCGACGACGAGGGCAAGGTCGTACGCCTGGCCCTGCTCATCGCGCTGATCGCGGTCGCCGAGGCGGCGCTCGGCATCCTCGCCCGGCGCCTGTCGGCCTCGCTCGGGGAGGGCCTCATCCTCGATCTGCGCACGGCTGTGTTCGATCATGTGCAGCGCATGCCGGTCGCGTTCTTCACACGCACTCGTACGGGAGCGCTCGTCTCCCGTCTCAACAACGACGTCATCGGCGCCCAGCGCGCCTTCAGCAACACCCTGTCCGGCGTGGTCAGCAACCTGGTCACCCTGCTGCTGACGCTTGTGGTGATGCTCACCCTCTCCTGGCAGATCACCCTGCTCGCGCTCGCCCTGCTCCCGGTGTTCGTGATCCCGGCCCGCCGCATGGGCAGCCGGATGGCCCGCATGCAGCGGGAGGCGGCCACCCTGAACGCGGCCATGGGCACCCGGATGACCGAGCGCTTCTCCGCACCCGGCGCCACCCTCGTCAAGCTCTTCGGCCGCCCCGAACAGGAGTCCGTGGAGTTCGCGGCCCGGGCCCGCCAGGTGGCCGACATCGGCGTCCGCACGGCCACCGCCCAGTCGGTGTTCATCACCGCCCTCACCCTGGTCTCCGCCCTGGCCCTCGCCCTGGTCTACGGCCTCGGCGGCTGGTTCGCCCTGCGCGGCACCCTGGAACCCGGCGCGGTGGTCTCCCTCGCCCTGCTCCTGACCCGCATGTACGCCCCGCTCACCGTCCTCGCCGGAGCCCGCGTCGAGGTGATGAGCGCGCTGGTCAGCTTCGAGCGGGTCTTCGAGGTGCTGGACCTGAAGCCGCTGATCGCGGAGAAACCGGACGCCCGCGAGGTCCCCGAAGGACCGGTCGCCGTCGAGTTCGAGGACGTCCGCTTCGGCTACCCCTCCGCCGACAAGGTCTCGCTGGCCTCGCTGGAGGAGGTCGCCGCCCTCGACACCCGCGGCGGCTCCGAGGTTCTGCACGGCGTCTCCTTCCGCGCCGAACCCGGCCAGACCGTCGCGCTCGTCGGCTCGTCCGGCGCCGGCAAGTCGACGATCGCCCAGCTGCTGCCGCGGCTCTACGACGTCGACGAGGGCGCCGTCCGGGTCGGCGGCGTCGACGTCCGCGACCTGACCGCGGGCTCCCTGCGCGCGACCCTCGGCATGGTCACCCAGGACGGCCACCTCTTCCACGACACCGTCCGCGCCAATCTGCTGCTGGCCCGCCCGGAGGCGACCGAGGACGACCTCTGGGACGCCCTGCGCCGCTCCCGCCTCGACGCCCTCGTACGGTCCCTGCCCGACGGCCTCGACACCGTGGTCGGCGAGCGCGGCTACCGGCTCTCCGGCGGTGAACGCCAGCGCATGACCATCGCCCGGCTCCTGCTGGCCCGCCAGCGGGTCGTCATCCTCGACGAGGCCACCGCCCACCTGGACAACACCTCGGAGGCCGCCGTCCAGGAGGCGCTCACCGAGGCGCTGGAGGGCCGGACGGCGATCGTCATCGCCCACCGGCTGTCCACGGTCCGGGCGGCCGACCAGATCCTGGTGGTCGAGGACGGCCGGATCGTGGAGCGGGGGACACACGGGGAACTGCTCGCCCTCGACGGCCGCTACGCGGAGCTGTACCGCACCCAGTTCGCCTCGCACGACAGCGAGGTCACCGAGGCCGACGGCGAGGTCACGGAGGCCGCCGCGGTCTAG
- a CDS encoding cytochrome P450 → MNQSRPPIADSSLALLAKGYTWLPDRRRRTAAPLVRTRLMGQHAVALHGPEAVRFFYDERHVERGTALPGPVLSTLFGHGAVHTLDGQAHRGRKEMFLSLLTGPQRVAELVDSVTAAWDEAVASWSERPVVLFDEASRILTQAVCRWVGIPLADAESTARDMVAMVDGFATPGPRHWRARRARARSEAWLAGLVEEIRADRATAPAGSALEAVVRHQDSDGSLLDPHTAAVELLNVIRPTVAVCWFVSYAGHALRTPGVRERLREDDPAYAVAFTHELRRFYPFAPFLGGRAVTDLEWRGEPIPAGTLILLDLYGQNHDADLWEEPYAFAPQRFVGRPPQRDELVPQGGGDRTTGHRCPGEDVTVALLAALGPRLARLDYDVPEQDLRIPLNRMPTRVRSGFVIHAAPVRVAATAH, encoded by the coding sequence ATGAATCAGAGTCGTCCGCCGATCGCCGACAGCTCACTCGCCCTCCTCGCCAAGGGATACACCTGGCTGCCCGACCGACGGCGCCGTACCGCCGCTCCGCTCGTGCGCACCCGGCTGATGGGCCAGCACGCCGTCGCCCTGCACGGCCCGGAAGCGGTGCGGTTCTTCTACGACGAACGGCATGTGGAGCGGGGGACGGCACTCCCCGGCCCGGTGCTGAGCACCCTGTTCGGTCACGGAGCCGTGCACACCCTGGACGGGCAGGCACACCGCGGCCGCAAGGAGATGTTCCTCTCCCTGCTCACCGGGCCGCAGCGGGTCGCCGAGCTGGTCGACAGCGTCACGGCGGCGTGGGACGAGGCGGTGGCGTCGTGGTCCGAGCGCCCGGTCGTCCTGTTCGACGAAGCGAGCCGGATCCTCACCCAGGCGGTCTGCCGATGGGTCGGCATCCCCTTGGCCGACGCGGAGTCCACGGCCCGGGACATGGTCGCGATGGTCGACGGCTTCGCCACACCGGGACCGCGCCACTGGCGGGCCCGCCGGGCGAGGGCCCGCAGCGAGGCCTGGCTGGCAGGCCTGGTCGAGGAGATCCGGGCGGACCGGGCCACGGCTCCCGCCGGTTCGGCGCTGGAGGCCGTCGTCCGCCACCAGGACAGCGACGGCTCGCTCCTGGACCCGCACACCGCCGCCGTCGAACTGCTCAACGTCATCCGTCCCACCGTCGCCGTGTGCTGGTTCGTCTCCTACGCCGGCCACGCACTGCGCACCCCCGGGGTCAGGGAACGACTGCGCGAGGACGACCCCGCCTACGCCGTGGCGTTCACCCACGAGCTGCGGCGCTTCTATCCCTTCGCGCCCTTCCTCGGCGGCCGGGCCGTGACCGACCTGGAATGGCGGGGCGAGCCGATCCCGGCCGGCACCCTGATCCTGCTCGACCTGTACGGGCAGAACCACGACGCCGACCTCTGGGAGGAGCCGTACGCCTTCGCCCCGCAGCGCTTCGTGGGCCGGCCGCCGCAGCGCGACGAACTCGTGCCGCAGGGGGGTGGGGACCGGACCACCGGCCACCGCTGCCCCGGTGAGGACGTCACCGTCGCCCTGCTCGCGGCCCTCGGACCGCGGCTGGCCCGGCTGGACTACGACGTCCCCGAACAGGACCTGCGGATCCCGCTGAACCGCATGCCGACGAGGGTGCGCAGCGGTTTCGTCATCCACGCGGCCCCCGTACGGGTTGCGGCGACCGCGCACTGA
- a CDS encoding hemerythrin domain-containing protein: MAGIAASDADVVALLMRQHGDIRNLFDEVERTSGDERRSAFRSLVRLLAVHETAEEEVIRPFTRTSVPDGGKVADERLAEEREAKEVLSRLDGMDTDDPKFLPELHTLRLDVMKHARAEERYEFNHIRRHADKARLGSMATAVKAAEAMAPTHPHPGTESAVKNMTLGPVAALVDRTRDAVRKAMGKDG, translated from the coding sequence ATGGCCGGGATCGCCGCGAGCGACGCCGACGTCGTGGCCCTGCTGATGCGTCAGCACGGTGACATCCGCAACCTCTTCGACGAGGTGGAGCGGACGTCCGGGGACGAGCGCCGGTCGGCCTTCCGGAGCCTGGTGCGGCTTCTGGCCGTGCACGAGACGGCCGAGGAGGAGGTCATCCGTCCCTTCACCCGCACGTCCGTGCCGGACGGCGGGAAGGTCGCGGACGAGCGGCTGGCCGAGGAGCGCGAGGCGAAGGAGGTCCTGTCGCGGCTCGACGGGATGGACACCGACGACCCGAAGTTCCTGCCCGAACTCCATACGCTGCGCCTGGACGTGATGAAGCACGCCCGCGCGGAGGAGCGGTACGAGTTCAACCACATCCGCCGGCACGCGGACAAGGCACGCCTGGGTTCCATGGCCACCGCCGTGAAGGCGGCCGAGGCGATGGCGCCGACCCACCCCCACCCCGGGACCGAGTCGGCGGTCAAGAACATGACCCTCGGGCCGGTGGCGGCCCTGGTCGACCGCACGCGGGACGCCGTACGCAAGGCCATGGGCAAGGACGGCTGA
- a CDS encoding phosphodiesterase: protein MGERLVRSVRRDEHQNLGRRDERKDLGRLPEPRPVAAAETGFRRLARLRRAPALHPRGLTCTADLEIVADGSEPWGVSWLDSPGRYAARVRLSRAAGLPRRLPDGLGLAVRVADADGPGRTLDLLMTSCGRGRITCHVPLPRTDVLGGPYSSLLPYRVGDRRGVLAAFPRRSRPAPVYGDPARLREALASGPLVLDLCAETAGTSETAGASGVSVSGASGRSWRPFGVLTVRTPLPLEEDESPGYDVYAHSLDGFSPVSALARTRRAAYRGSRAGRGTNWQD from the coding sequence GTGGGAGAGCGGCTGGTCCGGTCCGTGAGGCGGGACGAGCACCAGAACCTCGGGCGGCGGGACGAGCGCAAGGACCTCGGCCGGCTGCCCGAGCCACGGCCCGTCGCCGCGGCGGAGACCGGCTTCCGCCGGCTGGCCCGGCTCCGGCGGGCCCCCGCCCTGCACCCGCGGGGACTGACCTGCACGGCCGATCTGGAGATCGTCGCCGACGGCAGTGAACCCTGGGGGGTGTCCTGGCTGGATTCCCCCGGCCGGTACGCCGCCAGGGTCAGGCTCTCGCGCGCGGCCGGTCTGCCCCGGCGGCTGCCCGACGGACTGGGCCTGGCGGTGCGCGTGGCGGACGCCGACGGCCCGGGCCGCACGCTGGACCTGCTGATGACGAGCTGTGGCCGCGGCCGGATCACCTGTCATGTCCCGTTGCCGCGCACAGACGTGCTGGGCGGTCCGTACTCCAGCCTCCTCCCCTACCGGGTCGGGGACCGGCGCGGTGTCCTGGCCGCCTTCCCGCGCCGGTCCCGGCCGGCGCCGGTGTACGGCGACCCGGCGCGGCTGCGCGAGGCCCTGGCGTCCGGACCGCTCGTCCTCGACCTGTGCGCGGAGACAGCCGGGACATCCGAAACAGCCGGGGCATCAGGAGTGTCAGTGTCAGGGGCATCAGGGCGGTCCTGGCGGCCCTTCGGCGTGCTGACAGTGAGGACTCCGCTGCCCCTGGAGGAGGACGAGAGCCCGGGGTACGACGTCTACGCCCACAGCCTCGACGGGTTCTCCCCCGTCAGCGCGCTGGCCCGGACACGCCGCGCCGCCTATCGGGGTTCGCGGGCGGGTCGAGGGACAAACTGGCAGGACTAG
- the ctaD gene encoding cytochrome c oxidase subunit I, with protein MATHTEPVAPVPTAERRSRGRVIVSWVTTTDHKKIGHLYLITSFCFFLMGGVLAMAIRAELARPGLQFLSNEQYNQAFTMHGTIMLLLFATPTFAGFANAVMPLQIGSPDVAFPRLNMFSYWLFLFGGLIVLGSFLTPQGAADFGWTAYTPLSGPIRSGYVGADLWIMGLALAGFGTILGAVNFITTIICMRAPGMTMFRMPIFTWNVLLTSVLVLLAFPVLAAALLALEADRHFGSHVFDAQYGGPLLWQHLFWFFGHPEVYILALPFFGVISEIIPVFSRKPIFGYVGLIGATIAITGLSVTVWAHHMFATGAVLLPFFSFMSFLIAVPTGVKFFNWIGTMWKGSISFEPPMLWAAGFLVTFLFGGLTGVILASPPMDFHVTDSYFVVAHFHYVLFGTIVFAMFGGFSFWWPKMTGTMLDHRLEKIHFWTLFVGFHTTFLVQHWLGAEGMPRRYADYLAADGFTALNTLSSIGAFLLGLSTLPFLYNVWKTAKKGERIEVDDPWGYGRSLEWATSCPPPRHNFNALPRIRSESPAFDLHHPETVEWDQKQHSGKRDVVDAEGHEQE; from the coding sequence ATGGCCACACACACCGAACCGGTCGCTCCGGTCCCGACGGCGGAGCGGCGCAGCAGAGGCCGCGTGATCGTGTCCTGGGTGACCACGACCGACCACAAGAAGATCGGCCATCTCTACCTGATCACCTCGTTCTGCTTCTTCCTGATGGGCGGGGTCCTCGCGATGGCGATCAGGGCGGAGCTGGCCCGCCCCGGGCTGCAGTTCCTCTCCAACGAGCAGTACAACCAGGCGTTCACCATGCACGGCACGATCATGCTGCTGCTCTTCGCGACGCCGACCTTCGCCGGGTTCGCCAACGCGGTCATGCCGCTCCAGATCGGCTCGCCGGACGTGGCCTTCCCGCGGCTGAACATGTTCTCCTACTGGCTGTTCCTGTTCGGCGGCCTGATCGTGCTCGGCAGCTTCCTCACCCCGCAGGGCGCCGCCGACTTCGGCTGGACCGCGTACACCCCGCTCAGCGGCCCCATCCGCAGCGGTTACGTCGGCGCCGACCTGTGGATCATGGGGCTGGCGCTGGCCGGGTTCGGCACCATCCTCGGCGCGGTCAACTTCATCACCACCATCATCTGCATGCGCGCCCCCGGCATGACGATGTTCCGGATGCCGATCTTCACCTGGAACGTGCTGCTCACCTCGGTGCTCGTCCTGCTGGCCTTCCCGGTCCTGGCGGCCGCGCTGCTCGCCCTGGAGGCCGACCGGCACTTCGGCTCGCACGTCTTCGACGCCCAGTACGGCGGACCGCTGCTGTGGCAGCACCTGTTCTGGTTCTTCGGGCATCCCGAGGTCTACATCCTCGCGCTGCCCTTCTTCGGGGTGATCAGCGAGATCATCCCGGTGTTCTCCCGCAAGCCGATCTTCGGTTACGTCGGTCTGATCGGCGCCACGATCGCCATCACCGGTCTGTCCGTGACCGTGTGGGCGCACCACATGTTCGCGACCGGGGCCGTGCTGCTGCCGTTCTTCTCCTTCATGAGCTTCCTGATCGCCGTGCCGACGGGGGTGAAGTTCTTCAACTGGATCGGCACGATGTGGAAGGGCTCGATCTCCTTCGAACCGCCGATGCTGTGGGCGGCCGGCTTCCTCGTGACCTTCCTGTTCGGTGGCCTGACCGGGGTGATCCTTGCCTCGCCGCCGATGGACTTCCACGTCACCGACAGCTACTTCGTGGTGGCGCACTTCCACTACGTCCTGTTCGGCACCATCGTCTTCGCGATGTTCGGCGGGTTCAGCTTCTGGTGGCCGAAGATGACCGGCACCATGCTCGACCACCGCCTGGAGAAGATCCACTTCTGGACCCTGTTCGTCGGCTTCCACACCACGTTCCTGGTCCAGCACTGGCTCGGCGCCGAGGGCATGCCCCGCCGCTACGCCGACTACCTGGCCGCTGACGGCTTCACCGCCCTCAACACCCTCTCCTCCATCGGCGCGTTCCTGCTGGGCCTGTCCACCCTGCCGTTCCTCTACAACGTGTGGAAGACCGCCAAGAAGGGCGAGCGGATCGAGGTGGACGACCCCTGGGGCTACGGCCGCTCCCTGGAGTGGGCGACGTCCTGCCCGCCGCCGCGCCACAACTTCAACGCCCTGCCGCGCATCCGCTCCGAGTCCCCCGCCTTCGACCTGCACCACCCGGAGACGGTCGAGTGGGACCAGAAGCAGCACTCGGGCAAGCGTGACGTCGTGGACGCCGAGGGACACGAGCAGGAGTGA
- a CDS encoding PP2C family protein-serine/threonine phosphatase translates to MVNTGDTGRMLRRLLQDAHLVTLEQLPGLIAERAGAAGLYDVAVFAVDLRETLLRQITGRGLDAAAGGEELGIDGTLPGRAYQRVTIVAEPPREERSRRRWWVPVTDGVERIGALRADTEDGDDQAVRQDLRDLASLVALVLLSKRSCSDSFARLVRTEPMNVAAEMQWKLMPPSAFAGQDVTVGAVSEPAYEMGGDAFDYAVSGNVLHLSVFDAMGHDTTAGITANLAVAACRNARRQGASLTETSRAVEDVLMDHFGTSRYVTGILADLDLDTGHLTWINRGHPLPLVIRDHRWTVELVCPPAGPMGTGLGLPIVVDRQQLEPGDRLLLYTDGIVDARDAAGERFGRDRFVDFIVRHHSDRQTLHETLRRLMHAVLDHHCGRLNDDATVLLTEWRAGHQHQLVP, encoded by the coding sequence ATGGTGAACACCGGGGACACGGGGAGGATGCTGCGGCGGCTGCTGCAGGACGCGCACCTGGTGACGCTGGAGCAGTTGCCCGGTCTCATCGCGGAACGCGCGGGCGCGGCCGGGCTGTACGACGTGGCGGTCTTCGCCGTCGACCTGCGCGAGACCCTGCTGCGGCAGATCACCGGCCGCGGTCTCGACGCGGCGGCGGGCGGCGAGGAGCTGGGGATCGACGGCACCCTGCCCGGACGCGCCTACCAGCGGGTGACGATCGTCGCCGAACCCCCGCGCGAGGAACGCTCCCGGCGCCGGTGGTGGGTGCCGGTGACCGACGGCGTCGAACGCATCGGGGCGCTGCGGGCGGACACGGAGGACGGGGACGATCAGGCCGTACGGCAGGATCTGCGCGACCTGGCCTCGCTGGTGGCCCTGGTCCTGCTCAGCAAGCGGTCCTGCAGTGACTCCTTCGCCCGGCTGGTGCGCACGGAGCCGATGAACGTGGCGGCGGAGATGCAGTGGAAGCTGATGCCGCCGTCCGCCTTCGCCGGGCAGGACGTGACCGTGGGCGCGGTGAGCGAGCCCGCCTACGAGATGGGCGGTGACGCCTTCGACTACGCCGTCAGCGGCAACGTCCTGCATCTGTCCGTGTTCGACGCGATGGGCCATGACACCACCGCGGGGATCACCGCGAACCTGGCGGTGGCCGCCTGCCGCAACGCCCGCCGCCAAGGAGCCTCGCTCACCGAGACGAGCCGGGCCGTCGAGGACGTGCTCATGGACCACTTCGGGACCAGCCGCTACGTCACCGGCATCCTCGCCGACCTCGATCTCGACACGGGGCACCTGACCTGGATCAACCGGGGTCACCCGCTGCCGCTCGTCATCCGCGACCACCGCTGGACCGTCGAGCTGGTCTGCCCGCCGGCCGGCCCCATGGGGACCGGGCTGGGGCTGCCGATCGTCGTCGACCGTCAGCAGCTGGAGCCGGGCGACCGGCTGCTGCTGTACACCGACGGGATCGTCGACGCCCGCGACGCCGCGGGCGAGCGGTTCGGCCGTGACCGCTTCGTCGACTTCATCGTGCGCCACCACTCCGACCGCCAGACGCTGCACGAGACCCTGCGCCGGCTGATGCACGCGGTGCTCGACCACCACTGCGGCCGCCTGAACGACGACGCCACCGTCCTGCTCACCGAGTGGCGCGCCGGCCACCAGCACCAGCTCGTTCCCTGA